Proteins encoded by one window of Nicotiana tabacum cultivar K326 chromosome 10, ASM71507v2, whole genome shotgun sequence:
- the LOC107800334 gene encoding xyloglucan endotransglucosylase protein 6-like: MVSFPMEFKWVFLGISLMLVGLVSSSRFEELYQPSWATDHLTNEGEILRMKLDNLSGAGFSSKNKYMFGKVTVQIKLVEGDSAGTVTAFYMSSEGPTHNEFDFEFLGNTTGEPYSVQTNVYVNGVGNREQRLNLWFDPSNEFHSYSILWNQHRVVFLVDETPVRVHSNLEHKGIPFPKDQAMGVYSSIWNADDWATQGGRVKTDWSHAPFIASYRGFEIDGCECPATVAAAENSKRCSSSAEKRYWWDEPTMSELSLHQSHQLIWVRANHMVYDYCTDTARFPVAPVECQHHQHKTRN; the protein is encoded by the exons TGGTTAGCTCCTCAAGATTTGAGGAACTATATCAGCCCAGCTGGGCAACAGACCATTTGACAAATGAAGGAGAAATTCTCAGGATGAAATTGGACAACCTTTCTG GTGCTGGATTTTCATCAAAGAACAAGTATATGTTTGGGAAAGTTACTGTTCAGATTAAGCTTGTAGAGGGTGACTCTGCTGGAACTGTCACTGCTTTCTAC ATGTCATCAGAGGGACCAACCCACAATGAGTTTGATTTTGAGTTTCTAGGCAACACTACTGGTGAACCATACTCTGTACAAACCAATGTGTACGTAAATGGCGTGGGTAACAGAGAACAAAGATTAAACCTTTGGTTCGACCCATCCAATGAATTCCACTCCTATTCCATCTTGTGGAACCAACACCGAGTTGT ATTTTTAGTAGATGAAACACCAGTTCGTGTGCATTCGAATTTGGAGCACAAGGGAATCCCATTTCCAAAGGACCAAGCCATGGGTGTGTACAGTTCAATATGGAATGCAGATGATTGGGCTACACAAGGCGGAAGGGTCAAGACTGATTGGTCACATGCACCCTTTATTGCATCCTACAGAGGATTTGAGATTGATGGCTGTGAATGTCCAGCAACTGTTGCAGCTGCTGAGAATTCTAAGCGGTGCAGCAGCAGTGCTGAGAAAAGGTATTGGTGGGACGAACCAACAATGTCTGAGCTGAGTCTGCACCAGAGCCATCAGTTGATTTGGGTCAGGGCTAACCATATGGTCTATGATTATTGCACAGACACTGCTAGGTTCCCTGTTGCTCCGGTTGAGTGCCAGCACCACCAGCACAAGACTCGCAACTAG